The following coding sequences lie in one Capsicum annuum cultivar UCD-10X-F1 chromosome 5, UCD10Xv1.1, whole genome shotgun sequence genomic window:
- the LOC107870528 gene encoding putative 4-hydroxy-4-methyl-2-oxoglutarate aldolase 2 yields MALVTTAEVCDANPQLIVSGELRALQPIYKIYGRRQVFSGPVVTLKVFEDNVLVREFLEEKGNGRVLVVDGGGSLRCAILGGNPVVQAQNNGWAGIVVNGCVRDVDEINGCDIGVRALASHPMKANKKGIGEKHVPITIAGTRICDGEWLYADTDGILISKMELSV; encoded by the coding sequence ATGGCCTTGGTCACCACTGCTGAAGTTTGCGATGCAAATCCACAGCTCATTGTGAGTGGTGAACTACGTGCACTGCAGCCAATCTACAAAATATATGGCAGGCGCCAAGTCTTCTCTGGACCTGTTGTCACTCTGAAAGTATTTGAAGACAATGTTTTGGTTCGTGAGTTTCTCGAGGAGAAAGGTAACGGGAGAGTTCTTGTTGTCGACGGGGGTGGTAGTCTGAGATGTGCAATTTTGGGTGGTAACCCTGTGGTACAAGCTCAAAACAATGGATGGGCTGGGATTGTAGTAAATGGTTGTGTAAGAGACGTGGACGAAATCAATGGTTGCGATATCGGAGTCAGAGCTCTGGCTTCTCATCCGATGAAAGCCAATAAGAAAGGTATTGGAGAGAAGCACGTTCCAATAACCATCGCTGGGACTAGAATCTGCGATGGTGAGTGGCTTTACGCAGATACCGATGGCATTCTCATTTCAAAAATGGAGCTATCTGTTTGA